The sequence below is a genomic window from Ensifer adhaerens.
CACATGGAAAAGGAACGCGGCATTCTGTGGAACTTGAACATGCAGGCCTATTGCCCGGCCTGAGACACGCCGGCAAACAAGCGGGCCTGAAACGAGAACGGCGCGGGATCATCTCCCGCGCCTTTTTTCTTTAAGACGTCATCAGATCGAACTTGCGACCGATGCGCTCGCCAATGAATGCGTGAAGATCGCCCGGCGGATTGGCGCCCAGCGCGAGATAACGGCCCATGGCGAGCTGCTGCGTTTCGTTGAGGCAGCGCCAGCAGTCGAGCACGGTGCTCTTTGCGGCTGCGGACCAATCGATCGAGGCAAGCTCCGGCATCATGTTGACGACGACGGTCAGGTCCGCGCCGGCGAGCGTTTCTTCCGCCGTTGCGTTGAAGGTGAGGACGGAAGTCAGCTCCGGTGTGTTATCAGCCGTGACCAGCGGGTCCCAGGCCAGAACCTTGCGGCCGTCGGCGTTGAGCGCGCGGGCGAGCTTGACGGCGTAGGATTCCTCGATGACCGGGGTTCCAGGCTTGTAGGACAGGCCTATGATGCCAACGGTGCGACCACGCGGAGCAAGTGCCATGACCTTTTCCAGCACATATTTGCCATGGTGGTCGTTGGAGGCATGCACGGTACGCGGAACCGTGCTGGGCGAGCCGATCGCATCCATGAATACGGCCAGCGCCAGGTTGTCGCGCGGCCAGCAGGGCCCGCCATAAGGAACCGCGCCCTTGAAGAAGCGGCGGCCCATGCGGTGGGTCAGCGCGCCGGTGATCCGGTCGACATTGGCGCCGGGCACTTCGCCGCAGATAGTGAGCAGCATGTTGGCGAAGGCCACGCGCATGGTCTCGTGCGTGTTCGACGCCACCTTGGTGATTTCCGCCTCAATGGGCGTCATCCGCGCGAGCGGAGGAGCGTTGCGGAGCATGGGCTGCAGCGCCTCCAGGATGAGATCGCCACAGGCCTGCGTCGCCTCGCCGATCAGCACATAGTCCGGCGTCTCGAAACCCTTGACCACTTCGCCGAGCGCGATGAAGGCGGGGTTGTAGCAATAGT
It includes:
- a CDS encoding UDPglucose 6-dehydrogenase, which codes for MRVSVVGLGKVGLTLATSLADGGQDVVGVDVSAGLVEAISSGTIHTDELGVMERLKRTHGKNFRATTDMDDAILNSDVTFVIVPSPSNQLGGFSNSFILKACESIGAALRKKTTPHGISIVSTMLPGSSDYSVIPALEEASGRKVGETLHYCYNPAFIALGEVVKGFETPDYVLIGEATQACGDLILEALQPMLRNAPPLARMTPIEAEITKVASNTHETMRVAFANMLLTICGEVPGANVDRITGALTHRMGRRFFKGAVPYGGPCWPRDNLALAVFMDAIGSPSTVPRTVHASNDHHGKYVLEKVMALAPRGRTVGIIGLSYKPGTPVIEESYAVKLARALNADGRKVLAWDPLVTADNTPELTSVLTFNATAEETLAGADLTVVVNMMPELASIDWSAAAKSTVLDCWRCLNETQQLAMGRYLALGANPPGDLHAFIGERIGRKFDLMTS